The Chryseolinea soli genome contains a region encoding:
- a CDS encoding VOC family protein has product MKRVTGIGGVFFKSEDPKQLKEWYQKHLEVGEIFQWIDPNQPDAKEPAQTVWSPFKKDTTYFAPSEKPFMFNYRVHDLDALLAVLREEGVTIVGEVQEFPYGKFGWILDPEGNKIELWEPKD; this is encoded by the coding sequence ATGAAACGAGTCACCGGTATTGGCGGCGTGTTCTTCAAGTCCGAAGATCCGAAGCAACTGAAAGAATGGTATCAAAAGCACCTGGAGGTAGGCGAAATATTCCAATGGATCGACCCAAACCAACCCGATGCCAAAGAACCAGCCCAAACCGTCTGGAGTCCCTTTAAAAAAGACACCACCTATTTTGCCCCCAGCGAAAAGCCGTTCATGTTCAACTACCGCGTACACGACCTGGACGCCCTGCTGGCGGTGCTTCGCGAGGAAGGCGTAACCATTGTGGGCGAGGTACAGGAGTTTCCCTATGGGAAATTCGGGTGGATACTCGATCCCGAAGGAAACAAGATCGAACTCTGGG
- a CDS encoding DUF4199 domain-containing protein has product MQRIILIYGLIAGAIVSGMLVISQPLLSQGIITYDNSMIVGYTSMVIALSLVFFGIKTFRDQEGKGKISFGVAFKIGILITLIASLMYAVSWEIYYNTAGGDFMEQYTSYQIKKQREGGATEEMIKATQKEMADFTELYKNPVIRFGMTLLEIFPVGLLITLICAALLRRKEILPQNA; this is encoded by the coding sequence CGCCATTGTTTCGGGCATGCTGGTGATCTCTCAGCCCCTGCTGAGCCAGGGAATTATCACCTACGACAACAGCATGATTGTCGGGTACACGTCCATGGTCATCGCTTTGTCATTGGTGTTCTTTGGCATCAAGACCTTTCGCGACCAGGAGGGCAAGGGAAAAATATCGTTTGGAGTGGCCTTCAAAATTGGAATTCTCATCACGCTGATCGCTTCGCTGATGTATGCCGTGAGTTGGGAGATCTATTATAATACCGCGGGCGGCGATTTTATGGAGCAGTACACCAGCTACCAAATAAAGAAACAGCGAGAGGGCGGTGCCACGGAGGAAATGATCAAGGCCACCCAAAAAGAAATGGCCGATTTTACCGAGCTATACAAGAATCCCGTGATCCGGTTTGGCATGACCCTCCTGGAGATCTTCCCGGTGGGCCTCCTCATCACGCTGATCTGTGCCGCGCTGCTGCGCAGGAAAGAAATTCTTCCCCAAAACGCCTGA